atgtacagtacaacaaaaatatggtgttttttgaaaattaaacctatTATGATATaagctctaaatacaattatgaacctgaaaatgagcataatatgagcacttcaaaAGGACCTCTCTTCTGCTACGACCTATTCACACAATCACAGGATACATCAATtaatatttctgtctttgtaaaAACCCAGACTTTGATAGGCAGATGTTTTTTCTCCATGGAATTTAATTACAAAAACAGAATCTTAAAAGAGGAGCCATTTTCAATCATCGCTCCATATACCGAATCTAAGCATTTATACAAAACAGTGTGGTCATACGGACTGCCCTACACATTAACATAAACCAAACAAATGTATAAAGATTTACTAAATGTAGGACTTTAAACATAACTGAAAACACCATGAAAGAAAGCAATCATGATACGCTAGTAGGGATCAATTATTAGACATAAGACCGTCAGGAGGAGGTGGCCTCATTGGCATGGGGGGCATGGGCATCTGACGGGGCATATGGGGGTTACCCGGAGCCCCAGGTGGGAGAGGGGGCATCCCACCTGGTGGGGGAGGGGGCATAGAATCATTTGGTGGGCGAGGTCCAACTCCACTcatgagaggaggaggacgcTTCACACCTGCAGGAGGTGGGGGTCCGCTGGACTGGGGAACAGCTTTCTCCATTTTGAAGTGGAACTGTAGGAAGAACTAGGAGGAAAATAACAAGAAAGATTGGTTTGACCGAATACTTCCACTTTCCTGATAAAATACCCAGGTTGGCTTTGTGGTAACAAATGTTAATCAGCTTATCAGTACCTGTTTAGTTTCTCTGTTCCAGTGGGTCCAGAAGCGGTTTTCTGCTTTATCAATTTCTCTACTCGGGACCTAAATGAGCAAATATGTTGACGTTATATCACAGCGAGGagaaaaaatattataaaagcACAGTAGAAGTGCAGCTTCCACTTACCTTAAAGGCAATAGTCTCATATGGTTCAGCAGCCAAAAGCAGGTACTGCCAGCGACGATCAGGGGGCTCGATGCGCTGTTCGTAGGCAGACATGAAACGATGCCTGGGCCCAATTCCTTCAGCGATCTCTGGGTAGTCAATCTGATGAACAGAGATAAGAACAACAGGTAGTTATAGATTTGTCCTTTACAGTCAAACCACGACGACTAAAAACAGCCAAATTTAGTCATTACTGCTGCGGTAAGCAATTTTGTTTGTTGAAACGTGGGATGATGCTTTGTATCTGGGACTATTTCAGTATACAGCCGCTTACTTCATTTGGCCAGCTGGACCAAATTTGTCAAGTTTGTGTCAACTTTGGTTTTATGTAGACACAAACTGTGTAGAATAAAAAGCCAAACTTATCAACATCTGCTCTGCTGTGAACCACAAGCTTGCAAGCTCCTCCAATACGAAGagatgcccaaaaaaaaaaaaactaacagcgAGTACCGACTTTACACACAACACGCTTACGGGCTGTGTACAGGTAACGTGAAGAAGACGGAGAAGAAGAAAATtctatacagtatgtctattGTAAAACTCAACTAGCCTACCACAATAGCACACTTTTAATGCTTCAGAATTTCAGCAGAAAGCATCCAGTCTAACATTACATTAGCTGATTGGGTTAGTTGTTCATTTTAAGAGATCTGTcttatggccctgacacaccaacccgtttatgactcgagtctgttcggtgtgttccgtgccgtcgtccatcggaggagccgtcagcctttattttggccgacccgacatgctcagtcggagacagggcagtcgggactcacccggaaatggcgagcggatgagcctctcaaaatctgacgaaaatcttttaaactgacctttgtcgatctgaaatgaagacagattcagcaactgcacggcctatttctcgcttaaaatgtttttagaaacacCTTTCGATcctattctgaacaagccgccacgacagtctggctgtgaatttccggagaaaaaagccCCACGTGACTcgttcgtcctatcagctgccggttttcattttctgtcaaacaatacagagaagcgccgcctgctgctatggagacgtattacgttttgcgcaagcgcagagcgtacgctcaagtcagcgtcgcctcagtgtgttttgaggcatttttttggacctcggggacccgactgatcagtccgactgccttttccgccgacggttggccgtctggttggtgcgtAACAgctcttattttctcttttgtatatttacaaTTGCTGTTTAATAAAAGTACTTCTTATCAGAGTCCTCGATTAATGGATGGAATAATCTGTGGAATACTCGACTACTAAAATAATTGATGTATTAAgcctgttttacagttctgcggaggctgcacacagagctttcgccgtagcctacgtaagtggcctgatctTTAAACTTGCGGTGTGTGCATCgagccagcgtgtgtgtgtgtgtgtgtgtgtgtgtgtgtgtgtgtgtgtgtgtgtgtgtgtggtagagcgagggagaagtgagagagtgacggcgattagctccGGAGCTAgttgtgactctagagtcatagtgagagaaacaaagtgtctcccctgtgttttctgaccacagtgggaaatctggagcaggaaaagttaaccctctccttgatttcatgttgtttatggagaaggagaatcaggaaatgagtcgggggaaactcaacgctaccaagccacggccgagtgacgtgcgtcgctgcgacgcgcagttacatttttcgagaggtgcacgtcaggctacggcatagggtccggcgtagacgcagaggggtctgcgggggtacgccgccGACTCtacgcacaaccataaaacgGTCTTTAGACAGCAGTTTCAGACTGAGAAAAGGTCAGGTTCTTAGACGTACAGTATATAGCCAGACTTGGGAGAATGAGGCTTGAGGAGCTGGACAACATCTATTTACAGCTGTTTCAGCTGTAAGGGGTGAGACTAGACCACACTCAAAAGCCAGCAACTATCTTAAGTGGAGCTTTAATGTTAATTTGCTTTGTTTAAGAATCTtcacaaaacaattaaaaaaaaaaaaaaacttcaaatcaACAGATTTTACTGTGGGATTCCCACCAAacacactaacctggaaaaGTAAGGACTGTTGTCCGGTCTCTGGGTCCCTCTGTTTGGTTACTataaagaagagaaagacaTGGACCATATATTAAAATGCAATACATGTGCAGTGAAACCACAATCAGCATAAACTTAATAATGACTACACTGATTCCAGCTTACCTTTGTATCCTGGTCGACCAATTTTGACAAACTTCTTGACCTCAACTTTTACTTTCGCTGGAGCTGGCTGAGCAGGAGCTTCTTTTGCCTCTTTGGCTGCTCTCCGCgctctgaaacaaacaaaataaacagtttttaaCTGTTAATCAATGCAGTGCACACAGTGGGTTGTTGCTCCGTCAATTCACAGCAACCATAAAATAGCTGATGATCCACACACAAGTCGAGTATATGTAAAGTGGGCGTGTGGTTTGATAAGTTTATCAGTCATGGGAAGGTGTGGTAGAATAAATCAgtcacagaaaacacaacataaacagaATCAATAGATAGAAATAGAAATTGCACTTACAAGTTGGTCTGATGTTTCTTTCCTTGTGTGTGAGCCAAGTAGCTGCCCTGTGATGCAGAGGAGAGCAGTTTGTCAAACAAGATACTTGGATAACAAGAAATAACACCAAGTTCAGATAACATAATCTAGGAAAGTGTCATCATGTGCCTTCTCACCTCATTGTTATGAAGTGTCAAGCAAAGTTTGCACTCGTATGATCCTAAATGATTCTTCATGAAGTAGGGGTCTTTGTTTATGTCAATGGTCTCCAGGGCCAGCTGACGTAACCGTTCTCGCCTATCACGGTTACTCTCAGAGGCAGATGCCACCCCACCGCTCCCCGTCTTCCCTCCAGCTCGGTGCTGGAAATCCATCTTTGCAATGTGATGGGTTCaatcacacagacacccacacctGTTTACCCAGTTAACACTGGATGGGTACTCAACGTAGCTCCTTCCTGATTATCTGAGGAAAAATAAAGCACACAGTGTTGCCAAGGatgtaaataaagaataatattTACTGTTATTACCGTACTATGCATTCCTGGACTGAGGTGTGGAGTTAGACTAACACTTATGagtaaacattgcaagaatATTGACTGgattgtatttactgtattaataaTATACTCTATTGCTCAGATAATATGATTTGAATGTAAGTTCATATCTTATGTGCATGTACACAGTTTGCATAGCAGATTAAGTAAAGTATGTGCCCCTTTAATTCCAAGAGAATAGAACAAATACATCCTAACTCTAATCTAGGTTGCATATCATGTTTTAAAGACAATACAATGGCTCCTCAGTCCCTTCTTGGCTGAGGTTCTTTATGCTAACTTCTCTTAATGGGGCAACAAGGTAACAGCACAGTTATTTAGCCAAATATTTCTGAATTACTTCAGATCATTTACCACAGTCAAGAGGGGTTTTATCACGCTGTAACACAAATGTATTCCTTTTAATGATTTCTACGAACTCCAGTTAGCTGCAGTATGTTAGCATAACGCAACGCTAACGTTACCTACTGAATGCATTGCgctaatgctaagctaacgtgTTACCAGCTAGTAACTGATGGATTTTAACAAATCTGAACGATCAAACTAGAAGTAAAACGTATCTAGCTATGTATGTGTGATAATACGGTGGTTAGTTACACgacaaaaaaataactaattaGCTATACATGAAGTGATATTGTAAATAGTTTACTGTTCAAAACACTCACCGACTCCACAACGTTAGGATCCTGCCCATGTATATTTGGAGTGCGCATGCCCAAGTAGCTTCTTCTTTGGCTTTTGGCAGTAGTTGGTAAACGGCTTCAGGTACATTACCGCCCCCTCCTGTACTGGTCTGACCatagaaatatgttttttaattttaattatttctaTGGGTCTGACACActcagtgcgtttacatgcagtttaaaaaaaaaaacgattatatTCGGGTTAAGCTTAGCAAAAAAAATTGAGAATGACTGAATAAAGCCACAGAAGAGCGTACAGAGTAAACATGTGTTATACCTTCTCTTGCGACATCTGTGGTAGTCTTTATTGCCCcatgcacaacatttgtatTATATTATGACCTCTCAAACAAACTATTCCAGCTGAATCACAAACACATCTAACAATCACAAATAAAATAGACTTCCTCTCTGACTTTCAACACGTTCTTGCAATTTCACACTATAgttcaaaaactaaaaatgtatttagttaagaGGATTtaggtttaattttttttttcttcctgcatTTATCTCTCGTTCACACTCCAGTCTAGTTGGTGGCAGTAATGCACCTTTAAGTTGGTTTGCCAACcgccaaaaaaaacataaagaagaaagaagaagaagaaacgcTGTTCGCATAGATCTCTGAaccgaagcttacccccttgactgTTCGCCTAGTGTGACCCTCACCGACTACCGTACTATTACTAGCGAAACGCGTCACTGCGGTGCCAACCCGAGAagagtgttgtgtgtgtccagtgtgtaGCATAAAGGAGAAGTGTGTTTGCTTGACTGCAGAAATGAGCAAACACACGTCATATTTCGAGTACACCAGATAACGATACGGCGACGTTTAACCGACGGTATAGCTAGACAACTCTGTCACTAACGTTACGTAGCTACTATTGCTGTCTCACTCCATCATTATGCTGTCGGTGGGAATGGCTCAGTCGTAGCCAAAGTATCCCCTTTAACCTGTGTTTTACTCATAGTTTGTACTGcgtcagttaacgtgatgcgtTTCAACGAGAAGGAGCTGGTGTCTCTGAGCCGCCAGCCCTCGGAGATGGCAGCCGAGCTGGGGATGCGAGGACCCAAGAAAGGAGACGGTAACAGGCTTCATTACATACCAATTCAGTTCTTATCACACCTACTTCCGTTTCATGTTATACCTAATATTAGCATCAGCATCCATCAGATATAGTTTATGTTCATGTCATGCATCAGCTGTATACCGTCTCTGTACTGTCTCATATCAGTTCCCTTTTGTTGTTTTACAGTTGTAAAGAAGAGGCTGGTGAAACTCGTCGTTAACTTTCTCTTTTATTTCCGAACTGATGAGGAGGAGGTCAGTTGGGCTACGGTTTTCACCTGCCCGTAGGGCATTTCCATCCATGTATTCATTGtatttcctcctgttcctcttgaGAAAGTGAAACAATGTCATTATTTACTTGTCAGCCAATTGGAGCTTTGCTGCTGGAGCAGTGTCGGGTGGAAAGAGAGGACAGACAGAGCTTTTCTATTGGTGAGTTACACTTTCCATTTCACATTCACATGACTCACCTACACTTtcttagcctggctctgccctcccTGTTGACTGgttttagtttcagtttgtAACATATTACAGTTACCGTTTGTGCTTGTGTATGATTTATTCCTGAGTAATTCTATGTGTTTCTCTTTGTAGCATTTCTGGATGAAGCAGAGAGGAAGTATCTGTTTGAGTGTGACTCAGAAGAGCAGTGTAGGGAGTGGGTAGAGTCGATTATGAAGGCCAGGTAAGACTGACTCTTTTCCATCTTATTACAACAGACACCACGATCATATACACATGTTTGATGACCTGGCGGTAACTGGAAGACAATCAATTGAttacaattttgataatcagtAATTTCAGTCAATTGTCAAGTAAAAATACCAGAATTTCTCCATTACAAGCTAAAGACTTTGAGTTCTATGGCTGATAACAACACAATACAGTTTAAGGCACTAATCACTGTGCAATTTGTcagctttttatgtttttattttaaagactaAATTGTTTATGCATGACTCAAAGAGAAGAATGAATGTGACTTTTGTTGCAAAGAAACCTTACAATAGTTGTGGCCTACTTGCTCTATGTCAGCACAActgatgtataataataataatataatgatcAGCTAACGACCACATGAATCACCCTCATGCATATATCATACATCAATGATAGCCTCATTGTACACGCGATCCATAATAATGAAGAAAAATCCAAGTGCATGGCAAAAATAACATATTGTCAATATTTAAGAGAACCCCCAACATTTCGCAAATCATGTTTTTACAGGAGCTCATGTTTTATTAAGAGGCCCCTGGCTCCCCTGTAGTTGGCGCCCTGCTTATTGCATATGGTCATTGAGTAatctaaataaaacaaaatgcagaAGCAGCATGTCTGCATTTTTCCAACTTTACTACACAACTATGGCCATATGAATGAACGGTACAGCAACTGTGTTCTCTACTGAATACTACCTGAATATGGTCACATACCTGCAGCGATAAACAGCTTGGCTGGTCTCAATGTGCAGTGAGAATTTACACCTCATTGTGTCTTCGCCTCCAGTAATAGACTCACATGGGTGAATCCGTCACAAATGAATGATGTAGCTGTTTCCAGAGACACAATGTCAACAATGTGACTTGTGTTGAACAGTTTTTAACTGATTCATCACTACTTGACCTTGTGTTTAAGTATACTTGGGAAAACCATGAATTATATCCCCCCTCGAATGTCAAATTAAtttgtcatctcatctcttgcAGTTACGAGTTCATGAGGAAGAACCTTATATTCTATCGAACTGAAATCCACAGGCTCACTGGCAAGGTAAGACCCGTCATTGCAGCAATCTTGATGCACTAAATGCCACACAGATGGTGCTGGTATCCAACTGTGTTGTACTAGCAAGGATTTAGGTGTGAAGTGTATTTGTGCCATGCTTGACTCACTGAAATGCACAGTATCAGCAATAACagaagatagatggatagcTCAGGATAGGAAAATTCAGTAGTTTAGGTTTTATTCAACAAGGTTTTGCTGTTGAGATTTATGCCACTCCATCAAACAAAAGAGAAACGTGAAATTTCTTTTTTGGTGCTCAAAGCATATATTATGTACTTTTAGAAAAACTTAAAAGCAATATGtcttttcagaaaatgtttcctGTATGATCCAGAGACCTCAAATAGTTCTCACTGAAAACTGTTCATAGCAAAGTCTGTAAAGAAATATGGTTGTTTAGGTTATCAAATGTAATTTTTGGATGCTGTAAGAGCCGCTAATTAAATTCCAATCACCTACACTGTATTTTGGTGGTGGCAGAAGTCTCAAACTTCTaaccattttatttaaaggttgATTTTGCTTTGCCTCTACTTCATTCATCTTCTCCTTTCTCCACAGGACCCCTTGGAGCAGTACGGTATATCAGATGAAACTCGCTTCCAGGTCAACAATGGCCTGCGACTTATGCCTAGAGATACCTCCTCCCTGTAGAGCAGCTACCTGTGTCCagatgtactttattttcatttcagtcCGCCCTGCATTACCATAAGCACACCAACTTTTTAGATCTTCACTGCTctgaatgtatttattgttgccGGGCATTCACACCCATTTcttttaccctcatagtgttGTAAAACTTTCTTCTGGCAGTGATAAAGGCAGTAATGTTTCCTTTTTACCACACGGGaatctcacaccgcctcaaaccatagctcaaaacactctgacaagtctgatctcccCCGCTACAGCCTACACGTaatacccccattcaaaataaatggaaagacctgcgtttttgtaGGACGGCCGACGCAGGCAGACTGAACGCGGCCTTATAGCGGGATATCTAAGGCCATGCAAAGTAATGGAATGATAATGCTGattatttctttcatttcaaatcATCACAGGTTACACGGGGCTGTGGAAAAGTGGGCATGCTTAATTTTGGTTTAGGGGACATTACATGCCATTTTCCGACTTTGTCTTGGTTAATTGGTTGTCTGTATAAACGTGTTTTGTACTATGTTTTCTACTGGACTTTTAGACAATGTGATTTTCAGAGCGTCTGATGATGTGCTGTAGAGCTGTGACTTTCTTTCAGGACCGTTTGTAATATGAGCACTATTGGGTTTAACAAGAATCAATCCAGGGCATATGAATACTGATAACTGAGTAAATGTACGCTGCTTGAAGAAGCTTATGATTATTAAATACAGTGCCCAATTAAGAAAATCTTTGGCAGTATTTACTATCCCAATTTAAACTGCATGGGCCCTTTGATTTGCTGAGCTGAGCCACCCATTTCACTAAATTTTTGCTTGT
This is a stretch of genomic DNA from Sander vitreus isolate 19-12246 chromosome 12, sanVit1, whole genome shotgun sequence. It encodes these proteins:
- the plekhj1 gene encoding pleckstrin homology domain-containing family J member 1; translation: MRFNEKELVSLSRQPSEMAAELGMRGPKKGDVVKKRLVKLVVNFLFYFRTDEEEPIGALLLEQCRVEREDRQSFSIAFLDEAERKYLFECDSEEQCREWVESIMKASYEFMRKNLIFYRTEIHRLTGKDPLEQYGISDETRFQVNNGLRLMPRDTSSL
- the sf3a2 gene encoding splicing factor 3A subunit 2 — protein: MDFQHRAGGKTGSGGVASASESNRDRRERLRQLALETIDINKDPYFMKNHLGSYECKLCLTLHNNEGSYLAHTQGKKHQTNLARRAAKEAKEAPAQPAPAKVKVEVKKFVKIGRPGYKVTKQRDPETGQQSLLFQIDYPEIAEGIGPRHRFMSAYEQRIEPPDRRWQYLLLAAEPYETIAFKVPSREIDKAENRFWTHWNRETKQFFLQFHFKMEKAVPQSSGPPPPAGVKRPPPLMSGVGPRPPNDSMPPPPPGGMPPLPPGAPGNPHMPRQMPMPPMPMRPPPPDGLMSNN